In the genome of Pseudanabaena mucicola str. Chao 1806, the window AGTAAAGAAGTAGATATTTGTGGTACTGCTATATCGCAAGAAGTATTTTTCTTTCAATAATGTTGAAAGATATAAAAATTGCCCCTAATTTGGAAAATTAGAAGCAATAAAACAAAAAATAATACTCATAATTTTATCTAACTTTCCTAAAATCGTCAAACAATTTCTTAAGAACTTTCTCTACAACCATTATCCAAAACTTAGCACATTTTCGTTTGTACTTTGCTAGCTTAGTCTCAGCTCTTTGCATTTACTAATATAGCTAATATAGATAGGACAAATCAAAACCCAAAATTAAATTGGCGGTGCTTTGCACCACCAATTTAATTTTGGGTTTATGTCATGAGCAACAGTAACTGATTGAATTGCGAGTGTTTTCCACGCCTTTGAAACGGTAAACATTCACTTTCTTGAAAATAGTGGCGTTGCACATATTCATAATGACAATCAAGAATATCGTGTTGGAAAATAAGAAGTGAAGTTGTTCAATATAAAAAAATGCAATGTCCCAAGAGTAAGGGAGAAAAAGTAGTAAAAAATGGACATAGATACGGCAAACAGTGCTACCAACGTAAGCAATGTAAGCATCAGTTTGTCGAATTCTATAGTAAACGAGGATATTCCGAGGATGTAAGGCAAATTTGCTTAAGAATGTACTGTAATGGCATGGGGTTTATAGCCATTGAGCGTTGTACGGGAATTGGTCACAATACCGTAATCGGTTGGGTAAAAAAGACAGGAGTAAAATTACCTGAGTCTGAGGAAATTGAGGAAGTGCCAGAGGTAGGTGAACTAGATGAACTCCAGACCTTTGTGGGTAGCAAAGAAAATAAGGTTTGGGTATGGACAGCCGTGAATCACTTTGCTGAAGGGATTTTAGCTTGGACAATAGGAGACAGGAGCAGTGAGACGTTTGCTGTTTTGTGGGCAATGATTAGAAGTTGGTCTTGCTATTTTTGGGTTAGTGATGGCTGCTGTGTTTACCCCAAGTTTATTAACCCTGAAGACCACATTGTTAGTAAAGCCTATATGACTAGGGTGGGGGAGAACACCAGATTGAGACATTACTTGGCGAGATTACATCGCAGGACTCTATGCTACTCAAAGTCTAAGGAAATGTTGCAGATTTCGATTCAGCTATGACTTTTCTACCTCAATCGTAAAAATCAAAAATCTTTCCCTATTTTTTCTTGATCACTGATGTTACGTGGAAGTTTCTAAGACCCTCACCCCTAGCCCCTCTCCCATTAAGGGAGAGGGGAACAAGAAATTAGTCTAGCTCCCCCTCTCCCTTGATGGGAGAGGGGGCAGGGGGGTGAGGGTGATATTTGTTCCACGTAACATCAGTTGATCATTATGAATATGTGCAACGCCGAATAACTAGCCAGCTAATTGGGTTAATGCTGTACCTGTAACTCGACAAATGCGCCAGTCAGGAAGGATTTCTGCACCAATATGTGTATAAAAAGCGATCGCAGTTTCATTCCAATCTAAAACTGACCACTCAAAGCGACCATAACCTCTGGATACTACAATCTGAGCAAGATTGGTAATTAGAGCTTTGCCAATACCGATACCACGATATTCCGATAGTACAAATAAATCTTCGAGATAAAGCCCGCGACGGGTGAGGAAAGTAGAATAGCTGGTAAAAAATAGCGCAAATCCGACAATTTGATTTGGTTCTATCTCCGCCACGATCGCTTCAATACAAGGATTTTCGCCAAACAAATCTGCTTGGAGTGTTTGACAGTCGCCTGTGACATGATCCGAGAGTTGCTCATAGTCAGCAAGGGCAAGAATTAGTGAGAGAATGGCTGGAACATCTTGAACTGTAGCAGAACGAACCTTAAATTGCGGTTGAGTCATTCTATTAAAAGTTAAGTCAATTTTTCATGTAGGATAAGCCTAACAAAAGTTAACTTTATTGATCGTATATTTCAACAAACTACTATGAACCTGACCTTAACTCCATCACAAATACTGCTCTATGGAATTGCGATCGCTGGAGGACTGATCTACTTGCCATATATTGTGGTTGCCTATGGAAGGGTGAGCGTAGGTATTGATATGAACGCACCAAGAGCAATGTTTGATCGCTTACCTGACTATGCTAAACGAGCTACATGGGCACACCAAAATTCTTTTGAAGTATTTGCCTTATTTGCGACAGCAGCTATCACAGCTTACGTCACTAACTCTGCATCTGATCAAACTTCCCTTGATGTGTTGATATTTTTGGTCGCAAGAGTTCTGTTCTCCTTGTTTTATATTCTTGATTTACCTTGGTTGCGATCGCCAATGTGGGCAATCAGTATGGTCTGTATTGGTAGATTATTCTCAGCAAGCCTTTTCTAAAACTATAGCAATCCTCAATGATTTGAACGTTAGCTTCGACTACACTCAGCTAACGTTCGACTACGCTCGGCTAACGTTCGACTAACGTATTACCATCAATTGCATCAATGGCTAAGCCATCAATGCTTACAACTACTTAGGATTGCCATAGCACATTTTTACTTCTGAAATGCAGAAAGATCCAATCCATCAATAGGTTGCAAAAAAGCAAATAACCGATTTGCAATCTTAGCAACGCCACCTTGAATATTCGATTCAATATTTAAAGGCATCACAGGATCATGTAATGAGATCCGCAGTAGAAACCAACCATTCTCATCATCAGCCGTGCAGGAAACGCGAATACCTTCATAATTATGCGGTACGATCTGCCAATCAGCTTGAGTAGCGGCAAATACTTGCAAATCGCTAATGGCTTTCTCTCCTACAATCTTAAAATCTTCCACCTGTATTTTGATACGAAACTCTTCGCTTTCGACAGGCTCTTGGAGATTGGCAATTAAATCGGTGAGCGATTTTCCTACTAATTTCGACTTGGCTAATTCAATCAGGAGCTTACTCACCAAATAAGCACCATCATCAAGGAAATAGTTCTCCTTCATCGCGCCATGCCCTGAAGTCTCGATCGCCAGCCAAGACTCTTGCCCTGACTGATTGAGACGAATCGACTCGTTGATCACATTTTTGTACCCACGCTTGAAGCGATGATGTATGCCTTGCAAATCCTCGGCAATAAATTTAGCCAGTCCATCGGAAGTTATAGAATCAGTGACAATAGCTGATTTGGGATGCTCCTTGAGGACGATCGCAGAAATAAGTGCAATTAATCGATTTCGATTAAGCTCTTTGCCAAATTGATCGACCGCCGCACTACGATCTACATCAGTATCAAAAATAATCCCAAAGTCAGCCTGATGTTTAATAACTGCTTCACAAATGGAAGCCATTGCTACTTTATCTTCAGGATTAGGAACGTGATTGGGAAATGTACCATCAGGATCGAGAAATTGACTGCCTGTGATATCTGCACCAAGAGGCTCTAAGACTTTGCTGGCATAGAAACCACCAGCCCCATTACCCGCATCAACGATGATTTTTAATCCCTGAAGTGGTTGTTCGTAATGGTCGGGATGATTGACTGCTTCACGAATTTTGGTGACAAATTGATTCGCATAGACTGAGATAAAATCATGCTGAGTGATCTGACCTTGAGAAGTGGAGATTGCAAACTCGTTCTTTTCGGCAAGATTGAGAATATCCGTAATATCTTTTTTCTCTAATCCCCCCTGAGCCGTAAAAAACTTTAAACCATTGCGATTAAATGGCAAATGACTTGCTGTGAGCATAATTGCACCATCACAGTTAAAGCCATTGGTAACTGTACTCATAAACATCGCTGGTGTTGAGGCGATCGCAAAGTCATACACTTGACTACCAAGGGAAGTAATTCCTTCCATTACTGCCTGCATCAACACTGCGCCTGATAGACGGCTATCGCGCCCTACGGAAATTAGTAAATCGAAGGTAGGTTTGCTTAGTTTTTGAGATAGCCAAATTACAAAAGATTGTCCGAGAATTTTGGCAATAACAGGAGTGAGATTGACATCTTCATTGGGGACACCTGCGATCGCTACACCACGAATATCTGAGCCATTTTGCAGCTTTTTCCAGTTAAAATCTTGCATGATTATTTTGCCTAGAAGATGAATCAAAGAGTTTTGTGATTTCTCTACTAAGTAGTTAAGCATACAGACTGTCTAAGCTTAAATTAGTATAGAAAAATTTTTGAAAGTGACGCTTATTAATTAAAACCCAAACCAGAGTTTTGTTCCGCCCGCGTAGCGGGCAGAACAAAACTCTCGGTTTTTAGTTTACTTATGTCTAGCTACTTCCTATTTATAGCCAGATGCCTGCAAAGAAAAAAGATGGGCATAGCGTCCATCCACAGCTAATAACTGCTCGTGGCTGCCCTGCTCAATAATTCTGCCATCAGCCATCACGATGATTTTATCTGCCATGCGGACAGTGGAAAATCGATGGGAAATGAGAACTACCATCTGATTTTTAGTGAGCGAACGGAAGTGATTAAAAATATTCATCTCAGCCTCTGCATCCATGGCTGCAGTTGGTTCATCGAGAATAAGAATATCTGCTTGAGATCGCATAAAAGCTCTGGACAAAGCAATCTTTTGCCATTGACCACCCGATAGTTCTTGACCACCCTTAAACCATTTACCTAGCTGCGTACTAAATCCTTTAGGCATATTTTCAATAAAGGGTTTTGCCATTCCCTTTTCTGTAGCAACTTCCCATCCATGATATTCATTTAAGCGTTCCACATCCCCAACTCCAACATTCTCACCAACTGTAAATTGATATTGCACAAAGTTCTGGAAAATTACACCGATTCTTTTTCGCAAAACATCGATATCCCAATCATTTAGATCAACACCATCTAATAAAATCCTGCCACTCGTAGGCACATATAATCTGGTCAGGAGCTTAATTAAGGTGGTTTTGCCTGATCCATTTTCACCAACGATCGCTAGTTTCTCCCCATGCTTGAGACGAAGGGAAATATCATTTAAAACTAGCTCCGTACTTTTGGGATAGAAAAAAGAAACATTTTCAAATCTAATTCCATCAGGCTCAATGCCCTTAGTGATATAACCTTCTGACTTAGGAATTGGTTGTTCGAGAAATTCATATAGATTTGCTAAATAGAGATTATCCTCATACATTCCACCGATGGAAGTTAGCGCTGATGCAAAAGTAGCTTGACCTTGGCGGAAGACAACAAGATACATTGTCATTTCGCCTAAGCTGATTTTACCTGTGATCGCCTCAATTACAATCCATGCGTAAGCAGCATAAAATGTTCCTGTACTAAGCAATCCTAACAAATAACCCCAAACTCCCTTTTGAATCGTGAGGTTGCGATCTTCGTCATACAAGCGAGCAAAAATATCGCGATAGCGCTGCAACAGCATTCCACCCAATTGATAAAGCTGCACTTCCTTTGCATAGTCTTCTCTTGCCAATAAAGTCTCTAGATAATGCTGTTGACGAGTTTCGGGTGATCGCCATTTAAAAAGACGGAATGAATGTTCAGACAACTTTGTTTCCGCAATAAAAGAAGGAATGGCAGCTAATACCAAAACGATTACTGCCCAAACCGAAAATTTTAATAGCAATCCACTAAAGGTTAAGAGCGTTAGTGCCGACTGACATAAACCAAAAATACGGCTGATTAAGGATAAGGGACGACTAGAAGCTTGAGAACGCGCCTGTGTCATCTTGTCATAAAATTCCGAATCTTCAAAATGAGCTAGTTCTAAAGTGAGTGCTTTCTCCAAGATTAAAACATTCACCTGCTGCCCTAATAGCACTCTAAGCAAAGATTGTGATACATTCAATCCCTTTTGTGCCGCCGCCAAAATCACAATTAAAAGTGCCTCAAATCCCACATAACTTAGTGCCAAGTTGCGATCACTAATTAAACCACTCCGCGAAGCTAGTAGCGCACCATCAACAATCAGCTTACCCGCATAAGCGATCGCCGCAGGGAGTAGTCCACTCATTAGCGTAAAAATCGCGATCGCTACTGTGAGAATATTGCTAGTTGTCCACGATAAGCCTAAAGCCTTAATACCATAGCGATAGCTCGACAGAGACTTTCGCATCGCCTTGCTAATCGATTTCCATCCCTTCAATTCAATTTTTTTCTTTTTTGCCATGCAATCTATGTTATCTCAATCAAATCTAATTAAGCGAAGTACGATTCCACCTAAGTTAATAAAATCATTGCCCATTAAAGCTTTTAGATTTTCAAAATGGCTTTGCCATTTTGAAAATTGTTTTTATCCTTCGCCAATAGACTGGGAAAGGAAACTGGATATAGTCTTGGGCAATGGATAACACCACAAATAGATGTCCAAAAAATGTGGTGATTGCCCAAAACTTGGGAAACCATGACAATGGAAGATCAGGTTCGGTTGGGAACAAATTAGCAGCAAGTGAGGTGATTAATGTTGGTACTAATACTAATAAAATCCCCGCTATCGCTAACCAACGACTAGTTAATAACTGAGCTTCATTGGCATTTTCCCAGCATTTACCATTCCAAACCCAACGCAATGTCGAAATCGTATCTGCCATTCGCATTACCTGTCGCATGGAATTTGGTTCTTTTTCGATAACGAAAATGTGATTACAAAAATTGCAGCCCAGTGAGTCCATCATGGGCATTTCTGCGATCGCTCCATGTCTACAGATGGGGCAAGGCGCAGACATAAAGTAAACAGGCGATCGCAAACTAAAGTAATCCATTGTTTAAATAATTTTACAGAATTACAGCATGTGGAGGCTTTGGATAGTACAGAAATATTTGTGAAAGTGATGCTTAGCGTCACCTCTACAAATATTTCTAGTTTTTAAGTAAGCGCAAATCGCTATAAGCAATATCTTGGCAGATATAGAGTTTTTCAAGCAAGCGAAGTACAAGTTTGTTTCCCCGCCTTTGGCGGAGAAACAAACTTGTACTTCACCAGACTGGTAAACGTTATAGACAGGGAGATGTTTTGATTGGGTACGGATGCCCTATTATGTTCACAAACGGTGTAAGGAATATCATGCTCCATCAATTTACAAGGTTATCATTTTCATCATCACTGCTAGTTGCGGCTGTTGCTCTTGTAGCAACTTCCTCCATTAGTGAATTAGCTCAAGCTGAAACCACAACATTACCATCTAATCAATCTGAGGTTACATCTGTAGATAAGGCTATTCCTAGTAATCCAGTGCAAGTCCGATCGCAATCTACAGTTAGTCCTGCATCAAGCACATCGACCAAATCGGCAGACACAGCGATCGTGCAGAAAATTAATCAAGATGTTCTAGCAGAGCCTCTGACTGTAGATACAACCGCGCAAAATGTTACTTCTGTATCCCAATTAAGTGACGTGAAGCCTACTGACTGGGCTTTTACGGCATTGCAATCTTTGGTCGAGCGCTATGGTTGTATTGCAGGCTATCCCGATCGCAGTTTTCGGGGGAAACAAGCAACTAGTCGCTATGAATTTGCGGCTGGCTTAAATGCTTGTCTTGACAAGATCAATGAGATTATTTCCACAGGGCTAGCGGATAAGGTCAGCAAGGAAGATCTTGCCACCTTGAAAAGACTGCAAGAAGAATTTGCTTCGGAACTTGCCACTTTACGCGGTCGCGTCGATGCCCTTAATGCTAAAGTCACCAAACTAGAAGCACAGCAGTTCTCAGCCACCACCAAGTTATTTGGTCAAGCAATTTTCGGCTTACAAGGACGCCTCAGCAATTCTCCTAGCATTTTTGGAGTAAAAACGCCTGACACAGCCACAAACTTGACTTTTGGCGGTACTGTGCAACTGAGTTTACTCACTGAGTTCACCCCCCGCAGTGTCTTACTGACAGGACTTAGTATCGGCAATATCTCAACCGCTTCAACTGGTAACAGTGCCTTTAACGACACATTCACTCGTCTAGGTTACGAATCCCTCACAGGAGGCTCAGGTAATTCCGTTGTCCTTAGCGATCTTACCTACCGATCCCTAATTACTAATAATTTGGCTCTCATTGTTGGACCTTTAGGGGTTAGCCCAGTTTCCGTTTTTCGCGGTCCAGATCGCTATCAGAGTGCTGGACAAGGTGCAATTTCCCTATTTGCCCAGCGCAACCCTATCCTCAACCTTGGTAATACTACAGGAGGTATCGGTTTAGACTGGCAAATTGCGAAAAGAACCAGTTTACAGGCTGTATATTCCGCAGGTACACCTCAGACCGCTTCAGGAAATGGTGGGCTGCTTGGCGGTAACTACACCCTAGGTGCACAATTCCTCTTTGCTCCTGTGGAACCTGTAGACGTGGCTTTGTATTACTTGCGATCTTACTCAAATAACTCCACAACCACCAACCCTCAGTATGCAAGATTGCTGACAGGTGTGGGAGATGATATCGTTGCTATTAATGCAACTGGCGGTTCACTGCCACTCAG includes:
- a CDS encoding IS1 family transposase; protein product: MQCPKSKGEKVVKNGHRYGKQCYQRKQCKHQFVEFYSKRGYSEDVRQICLRMYCNGMGFIAIERCTGIGHNTVIGWVKKTGVKLPESEEIEEVPEVGELDELQTFVGSKENKVWVWTAVNHFAEGILAWTIGDRSSETFAVLWAMIRSWSCYFWVSDGCCVYPKFINPEDHIVSKAYMTRVGENTRLRHYLARLHRRTLCYSKSKEMLQISIQL
- a CDS encoding GNAT family N-acetyltransferase, with the translated sequence MTQPQFKVRSATVQDVPAILSLILALADYEQLSDHVTGDCQTLQADLFGENPCIEAIVAEIEPNQIVGFALFFTSYSTFLTRRGLYLEDLFVLSEYRGIGIGKALITNLAQIVVSRGYGRFEWSVLDWNETAIAFYTHIGAEILPDWRICRVTGTALTQLAG
- a CDS encoding MAPEG family protein — protein: MNLTLTPSQILLYGIAIAGGLIYLPYIVVAYGRVSVGIDMNAPRAMFDRLPDYAKRATWAHQNSFEVFALFATAAITAYVTNSASDQTSLDVLIFLVARVLFSLFYILDLPWLRSPMWAISMVCIGRLFSASLF
- a CDS encoding phosphomannomutase/phosphoglucomutase, which codes for MQDFNWKKLQNGSDIRGVAIAGVPNEDVNLTPVIAKILGQSFVIWLSQKLSKPTFDLLISVGRDSRLSGAVLMQAVMEGITSLGSQVYDFAIASTPAMFMSTVTNGFNCDGAIMLTASHLPFNRNGLKFFTAQGGLEKKDITDILNLAEKNEFAISTSQGQITQHDFISVYANQFVTKIREAVNHPDHYEQPLQGLKIIVDAGNGAGGFYASKVLEPLGADITGSQFLDPDGTFPNHVPNPEDKVAMASICEAVIKHQADFGIIFDTDVDRSAAVDQFGKELNRNRLIALISAIVLKEHPKSAIVTDSITSDGLAKFIAEDLQGIHHRFKRGYKNVINESIRLNQSGQESWLAIETSGHGAMKENYFLDDGAYLVSKLLIELAKSKLVGKSLTDLIANLQEPVESEEFRIKIQVEDFKIVGEKAISDLQVFAATQADWQIVPHNYEGIRVSCTADDENGWFLLRISLHDPVMPLNIESNIQGGVAKIANRLFAFLQPIDGLDLSAFQK
- a CDS encoding ABC transporter ATP-binding protein encodes the protein MAKKKKIELKGWKSISKAMRKSLSSYRYGIKALGLSWTTSNILTVAIAIFTLMSGLLPAAIAYAGKLIVDGALLASRSGLISDRNLALSYVGFEALLIVILAAAQKGLNVSQSLLRVLLGQQVNVLILEKALTLELAHFEDSEFYDKMTQARSQASSRPLSLISRIFGLCQSALTLLTFSGLLLKFSVWAVIVLVLAAIPSFIAETKLSEHSFRLFKWRSPETRQQHYLETLLAREDYAKEVQLYQLGGMLLQRYRDIFARLYDEDRNLTIQKGVWGYLLGLLSTGTFYAAYAWIVIEAITGKISLGEMTMYLVVFRQGQATFASALTSIGGMYEDNLYLANLYEFLEQPIPKSEGYITKGIEPDGIRFENVSFFYPKSTELVLNDISLRLKHGEKLAIVGENGSGKTTLIKLLTRLYVPTSGRILLDGVDLNDWDIDVLRKRIGVIFQNFVQYQFTVGENVGVGDVERLNEYHGWEVATEKGMAKPFIENMPKGFSTQLGKWFKGGQELSGGQWQKIALSRAFMRSQADILILDEPTAAMDAEAEMNIFNHFRSLTKNQMVVLISHRFSTVRMADKIIVMADGRIIEQGSHEQLLAVDGRYAHLFSLQASGYK
- a CDS encoding iron uptake porin, with the protein product MLHQFTRLSFSSSLLVAAVALVATSSISELAQAETTTLPSNQSEVTSVDKAIPSNPVQVRSQSTVSPASSTSTKSADTAIVQKINQDVLAEPLTVDTTAQNVTSVSQLSDVKPTDWAFTALQSLVERYGCIAGYPDRSFRGKQATSRYEFAAGLNACLDKINEIISTGLADKVSKEDLATLKRLQEEFASELATLRGRVDALNAKVTKLEAQQFSATTKLFGQAIFGLQGRLSNSPSIFGVKTPDTATNLTFGGTVQLSLLTEFTPRSVLLTGLSIGNISTASTGNSAFNDTFTRLGYESLTGGSGNSVVLSDLTYRSLITNNLALIVGPLGVSPVSVFRGPDRYQSAGQGAISLFAQRNPILNLGNTTGGIGLDWQIAKRTSLQAVYSAGTPQTASGNGGLLGGNYTLGAQFLFAPVEPVDVALYYLRSYSNNSTTTNPQYARLLTGVGDDIVAINATGGSLPLSTDAFGSTVNWKITPKLNLGGWVGFTTSTVSGLTGSVQTFNWMSYLTFPDLFKDGNLAGIYVGQLPKITGSSLSGNSNVPDYLNNQVTAASGVNSGGQNTSATHVELFYRHRISNNISITPGVIFLFNNGNRSGSDTVTIGALRTTFSF